A genomic region of Elaeis guineensis isolate ETL-2024a chromosome 9, EG11, whole genome shotgun sequence contains the following coding sequences:
- the LOC105051771 gene encoding uncharacterized protein isoform X1 produces the protein MGRSVLPCFQPRSQCLLLTEDASNFCSSLTKDLKRLEQSFATDSVSLKWSVEAMSLLKKMQVELLVLFKKSKLPISYGAEEDWFDQYMKETATLLDFCNSLKSAVSGINRYRMVVELAIQKLGEVDNSSTMADVNNIEFERVHRRNHEKLLDAGVMKETSRLGSGISSGGNQMQVKSMAVVMLAAKTTMIVLSLLLVSAMVSPVSIDMGNGDITHKVPQLKPCMELLTQLVGRFHERSPRPESGSGLALVEHEMVDEVVGDLRAQVVEGRVDDRERFLSGVELLRTRSAGLNEGVERFDAAVDEVFEEVMRGRNEMLGMFRDGALSGG, from the coding sequence ATGGGAAGGTCAGTTCTTCCATGTTTCCAGCCTCGAAGCCAGTGTCTTCTTTTGACCGAGGATGCCTCTAACTTCTGTTCTTCTCTCACTAAAGATCTCAAAAGGCTCGAGCAGTCGTTTGCAACGGACTCGGTGTCTCTCAAGTGGTCCGTCGAAGCCATGAGCCTTCTGAAGAAGATGCAGGTTGAACTCCTCGTCTTGTTCAAGAAATCCAAGCTGCCAATCTCTTATGGAGCTGAGGAGGATTGGTTTGATCAATACATGAAAGAAACTGCAACTCTTTTGGATTTTTGCAACTCACTAAAGTCTGCAGTCTCTGGAATAAATCGGTATCGCATGGTGGTAGAACTTGCAATCCAAAAGCTTGGTGAGGTCGACAATTCATCCACCATGGCTGATGTCAACAACATCGAATTCGAGAGAGTGCATAGAAGAAACCATGAGAAACTTTTGGATGCTGGAGTAATGAAAGAAACATCAAGACTAGGCAGTGGAATCTCATCAGGAGGCAACCAAATGCAGGTGAAGAGTATGGCTGTTGTGATGCTTGCTGCCAAGACTACAATGATAGTTTTATCATTGCTCCTCGTATCAGCCATGGTTTCTCCTGTTTCCATCGACATGGGAAATGGAGACATCACTCATAAGGTACCTCAGCTCAAGCCATGCATGGAGTTGCTCACACAATTGGTTGGGAGGTTTCATGAGAGATCTCCAAGGCCTGAGAGTGGCTCTGGACTGGCTTTGGTTGAGCATGAGATGGTGGATGAGGTGGTGGGAGATTTGAGAGCCCAGGTGGTGGAAGGAAGGGTTGATGACAGAGAGAGATTCTTGAGTGGTGTTGAGTTGCTGAGGACAAGGTCAGCTGGGTTGAATGAGGGAGTGGAGAGGTTTGATGCTGCGGTGGATGAGGTGTTTGAAGAGGTGATGAGAGGGAGAAATGAGATGCTGGGAATGTTCAGGGATGGAGCCTTGTCTGGGGGATGA
- the LOC105051770 gene encoding protein disulfide-isomerase, producing the protein MFRVTAASINMRKVWHGRVFSPPPMLALWSIKVFLTSCSQNPNKVPIRSWEIELERTLPVSSFLIPMAISRVSICAAFLAFLVFSTFAPARSEEAGAEAVEESAVLTLDASNFSETVAKYRFVVVEFYAPWCGHCKRLAPEYEKAASILSKHDPPVVLAKVDANDEKNKELASKYEVSGYPTLKILRNQGNNIQEYKGPREAEGIVEYLKKQVGPASAEIKSSEDAVTLIEDKKIVVVGVFPDYSQEEFKNFMIVAEKLRSDYDFGHTLDAKLLPRGDLTVSGPIVRLFKPFDELFVDSQDFHVDALENFIEVAGVPKVVTFDNDPSNHPLLIKFFNNPNPKAMFFLNFSSEYFDSFKSKYYEVAELYKGKGISFLIGDLDASQSAFQFFGLKEEQAPLVIIQENDGQKYLKPNVEADQIATWVKDYLDGSLSPFKKSEPIPEVNDEPVKVVVADSLHDVVFKSGKNVLLEFYAPWCGHCKKLAPILEEVAVSFQSDDDVVIAKMDATANDVPKEFSVQGYPTVYFSLASGKLVPYDGDRTKEDIIDFIRKNKDATTQKDTTVQSESLKDEL; encoded by the exons ATGTTCCGTGTTACGGCGGCCTCCATCAACATGCGTAAGGTATGGCACGGGCGCGTTTTTTCGCCGCCACCTATGCTGGCTTTGTGGTCTATAAAAGTCTTTCTCACGTCTTGCTCCCAAAATCCCAATAAAGTCCCAATTCGATCTTGGGAGATAGAGTTGGAAAGAACTCTGCCTGTGAGTTCGTTTCTCATTCCCATGGCGATTTCTAGGGTTTCGATCTGCGCCGCCTTTTTGGCGTTCCTTGTGTTCTCGACTTTCGCGCCGGCGCGATCGGAGGAGGCCGGCGCTGAAGCCGTGGAGGAGTCGGCGGTGCTCACCCTTGATGCCTCCAACTTCTCGGAGACCGTCGCCAAATACCGCTTCGTCGTTGTCGAGTTCTACGCCCCATG GTGTGGACATTGCAAAAGACTTGCTCCAGAG TATGAGAAAGCTGCATCAATACTGAGTAAGCATGACCCTCCTGTTGTTCTTGCTAAAGTTGATGCCAATGATGAGAAGAACAAAGAGCTCGCTTCTAAGTATGAGGTGTCGGGCTATCCCACGCTTAAGATTCTAAGGAATCAAGGAAATAACATCCAAGAATACAAAGGTCCAAGGGAGGCTGAAGGTATTGTTGAATATCTGAAGAAACAAGTTGGCCCTGCTTCAGCTGAGATAAAATCATCAGAGGATGCTGTCACTCTCATTGAGGACAAGAAAATTGTTGTT GTGGGGGTGTTCCCTGATTATTCTCAAGAggagtttaaaaattttatgatagtagCCGAGAAACTACGATCAGACTATGATTTTGGTCATACTTTGGATGCTAAGCTGCTTCCGCGTGGAGATTTGACAGTCAGTGGACCTATAGTTAGGCTGTTCAAGCCATTTGATGAACTTTTTGTTGATTCCCAG GATTTTCATGTGGATGCTTTAGAGAATTTCATTGAAGTTGCTGGTGTGCCTAAGGTTGTCACTTTTGATAATGATCCAAGCAACCATCCACTTCTCATTAAATTCTTCAACAATCCTAATCCCAAA GCTATGTTCTTTTTGAATTTCAGCAGTGAGTATTTTGATTCTTTTAAGTCCAAGTACTATGAAGTTGCTGAGCTCTACAAAGGAAAGGGCATAAGCTTTCTGATTGGTGATCTTGATGCCAGCCAATCTGCTTTCCAG TTCTTTGGCCTCAAAGAAGAACAAGCACCCCTTGTCATCATACAAGAGAATGATGGCCAGAAATACCTCAAACCAAATGTAGAAGCTGATCAAATTGCAACATGGGTGAAGGATTACCTG GATGGCAGCTTGTCACCATTTAAAAAGTCAGAGCCAATTCCTGAGGTCAATGATGAACCTGTAAAGGTGGTTGTGGCTGACAGCCTTCATGATGTGGTTTTCAAGTCTGGGAAAAATG TTCTGCTTGAATTTTATGCACCTTGGTGTGGACATTGCAAGAAACTAGCACCTATTTTAGAAGAAGTTGCTGTCTCATTCCAAAGTGACGATGATGTTGTTATTGCAAAGATG GATGCTACTGCAAATGATGTCCCGAAGGAGTTCAGTGTCCAGGGTTATCCAACTGTGTATTTCTCTTTGGCAAGTGGCAAACTTGTGCCATATGATGGGGACAGGACAAAAGAGGACATCATTGATTTCATACGGAAAAATAAGGATGCAACTACTCAGAAGGATACAACTGTCCAATCTGAGTCTCTAAAAGATGAGCTGTGA
- the LOC105051769 gene encoding LOW QUALITY PROTEIN: GPN-loop GTPase QQT1 (The sequence of the model RefSeq protein was modified relative to this genomic sequence to represent the inferred CDS: inserted 1 base in 1 codon) produces MVFGQVVIGPPGSGKTTYCNGMSQFLKLIGRKVAVINLDPANDALPYECAVNIEDLIKLSDVMAEHSLGPNGGLVYCMDYLEKNIDWLESKLKPLLNDHYLLFDFPGQVELFFLHSNAKNIITKLVKKLNLRLTAVHLVDAHLCCDPGKYVSALLLSLTTMLHLEXPHINVLSKIDLIESYGKLAYNLEFYTDVQDLSYLQHHLDQDPRSAKYRKLTKELCDVVEDFSLVNFTTLDIQDKESVGNLVKLIDKSNGYIFASIQGSVVEFSKIAAAPLDWDYYRTAAVQEKYMKDDDDHQN; encoded by the exons atggTTTTCGGGCAGGTGGTGATCGGACCCCCGGGGTCCGGGAAGACCACTTACTGCAACGGCATGTCGCAGTTCCTCAAACTCATCGGCAG GAAAGTGGCTGTTATCAATTTGGATCCAGCAAATGATGCATTGCC ATATGAATGTGCTGTAAATATTGAAGATCTTATTAAACTGAGTGATGTTATGGCAGAACATTCTCTTGGTCCAAATGGAG GTCTTGTTTATTGCATGGACTACCTGGAGAAAAATATTGACTggctagagtccaaattgaagcCTCTTCTTAATG ATCACTATCTTTTATTTGATTTTCCTGGCCAAGTTGAACTCTTCTTCCTTCATTCAAATGCAAAGAACATTATCACTAAACTGGTCAAGAAGTTGAACCTTCGG TTGACTGCTGTTCACCTAGTTGATGCCCACTTATGCTGTGATCCTGGAAAATATGTGAGTGCACTGCTTCTCTCACTAACAACAATGCTACATTTGG CTCCTCACATCAACGTCTTGTCTAAGATCGATCTTATTGAGAGCTATGGGAAGCTAG CTTACAACCTTGAGTTCTACACAGATGTTCAAGATTTATCTTATTTACAGCACCACCTTGATCAGGATCCTCGTTCAGCCAAATACAG AAAACTCACCAAGGAGCTCTGTGATGTCGTTGAAGATTTCAGCCTGGTTAACTTTACGACCTTGGACATTCAG GACAAGGAAAGTGTTGGGAATCTAGTGAAGCTGATTGATAAAAGCAACGGATATATATTTGCCAGCATACAAGGGAGTGTTGTGGAGTTCAGCAAAATTGCGGCTGCACCTCTTGATTGGGACTATTACCGA ACAGCAGCAGTGCAGGAAAAATATATGAAAGATGATGATGATCATCAAAATTGA
- the LOC105051771 gene encoding uncharacterized protein isoform X2, protein MSLLKKMQVELLVLFKKSKLPISYGAEEDWFDQYMKETATLLDFCNSLKSAVSGINRYRMVVELAIQKLGEVDNSSTMADVNNIEFERVHRRNHEKLLDAGVMKETSRLGSGISSGGNQMQVKSMAVVMLAAKTTMIVLSLLLVSAMVSPVSIDMGNGDITHKVPQLKPCMELLTQLVGRFHERSPRPESGSGLALVEHEMVDEVVGDLRAQVVEGRVDDRERFLSGVELLRTRSAGLNEGVERFDAAVDEVFEEVMRGRNEMLGMFRDGALSGG, encoded by the coding sequence ATGAGCCTTCTGAAGAAGATGCAGGTTGAACTCCTCGTCTTGTTCAAGAAATCCAAGCTGCCAATCTCTTATGGAGCTGAGGAGGATTGGTTTGATCAATACATGAAAGAAACTGCAACTCTTTTGGATTTTTGCAACTCACTAAAGTCTGCAGTCTCTGGAATAAATCGGTATCGCATGGTGGTAGAACTTGCAATCCAAAAGCTTGGTGAGGTCGACAATTCATCCACCATGGCTGATGTCAACAACATCGAATTCGAGAGAGTGCATAGAAGAAACCATGAGAAACTTTTGGATGCTGGAGTAATGAAAGAAACATCAAGACTAGGCAGTGGAATCTCATCAGGAGGCAACCAAATGCAGGTGAAGAGTATGGCTGTTGTGATGCTTGCTGCCAAGACTACAATGATAGTTTTATCATTGCTCCTCGTATCAGCCATGGTTTCTCCTGTTTCCATCGACATGGGAAATGGAGACATCACTCATAAGGTACCTCAGCTCAAGCCATGCATGGAGTTGCTCACACAATTGGTTGGGAGGTTTCATGAGAGATCTCCAAGGCCTGAGAGTGGCTCTGGACTGGCTTTGGTTGAGCATGAGATGGTGGATGAGGTGGTGGGAGATTTGAGAGCCCAGGTGGTGGAAGGAAGGGTTGATGACAGAGAGAGATTCTTGAGTGGTGTTGAGTTGCTGAGGACAAGGTCAGCTGGGTTGAATGAGGGAGTGGAGAGGTTTGATGCTGCGGTGGATGAGGTGTTTGAAGAGGTGATGAGAGGGAGAAATGAGATGCTGGGAATGTTCAGGGATGGAGCCTTGTCTGGGGGATGA